Proteins found in one Sporosarcina sp. FSL K6-3457 genomic segment:
- a CDS encoding amino acid ABC transporter permease has translation MGAIDWGNIFDLQLAIESLPYILQGIGYTLLISFGGMANGLVIGFILALGRGSKWRVIRWPARLFISYMRGTPMLVFLFLLYFGLPNIGIQFSAVTAALIGFSLHSSAYMAEINRSALNSVDKGQWEAATALGMSYWQTMWSIILPQATRIAIPPLSNVLLDLIKASSLAAMITVPDIFQRAKIVGGREFDYLTVYILVGFVYWGISVLVEVWQNRLEKRFNVSRK, from the coding sequence GTGGGAGCCATTGACTGGGGTAACATCTTCGACTTACAACTGGCGATTGAGTCATTACCATATATTTTGCAAGGTATTGGCTATACCTTATTGATTTCGTTTGGCGGCATGGCAAATGGCCTTGTCATAGGTTTCATTCTTGCGCTTGGACGTGGTTCAAAATGGCGTGTGATTAGGTGGCCTGCACGTCTATTTATTTCCTATATGCGCGGTACGCCTATGTTAGTGTTTTTATTTCTACTTTACTTTGGCTTGCCGAATATTGGCATCCAGTTTTCAGCTGTCACAGCGGCATTAATTGGCTTTAGCCTGCATTCATCGGCCTATATGGCTGAAATTAATCGGTCAGCGCTGAATTCTGTAGATAAAGGCCAGTGGGAGGCGGCTACTGCACTGGGTATGTCCTATTGGCAAACGATGTGGTCAATTATTTTGCCTCAGGCGACACGAATTGCGATTCCTCCTTTGTCAAATGTGCTATTGGATCTGATAAAGGCTTCTTCTTTAGCGGCTATGATTACTGTACCTGATATATTTCAGCGAGCAAAAATTGTCGGTGGTCGAGAATTTGATTATTTGACGGTGTATATCCTTGTAGGCTTTGTTTACTGGGGAATTAGTGTGCTTGTTGAAGTCTGGCAAAATCGGCTTGAAAAACGTTTTAATGTTAGTCGGAAATGA
- the rraA gene encoding ribonuclease E activity regulator RraA: protein MLDFKTTDLCDEHSDELQISDSTFRSFGKKTRFSGKIETVSVFEDNVLLVEALESVQEGSVIVVDGGGSNRCALLGDRLAGIAQSRKLSGIIINGYVRDSVDLAEMNVGILALGTNPLKSNKEGTGERNSKFRFGGVDWNPGEYVYVDEDGVIISKRPLL from the coding sequence ATGTTAGACTTTAAAACGACTGATTTATGTGACGAGCATTCAGATGAACTACAAATTAGCGATAGCACATTTCGTTCTTTTGGAAAAAAGACACGTTTTTCTGGAAAAATTGAAACTGTAAGTGTGTTTGAGGATAATGTGCTCCTCGTTGAAGCACTTGAAAGTGTGCAGGAAGGCTCTGTTATTGTCGTCGATGGTGGTGGTTCTAATCGATGTGCACTACTAGGCGATCGTTTAGCAGGTATAGCGCAATCAAGAAAGTTGTCAGGCATTATTATTAACGGGTATGTTCGAGATTCTGTTGATCTTGCTGAAATGAATGTTGGCATTCTTGCTTTGGGAACAAATCCGCTGAAAAGTAACAAAGAGGGTACCGGCGAGCGTAATAGCAAATTTCGCTTCGGTGGAGTCGACTGGAATCCAGGAGAGTATGTTTATGTGGATGAGGACGGGGTAATTATTTCTAAACGACCTCTTTTGTGA
- a CDS encoding transposase family protein, with amino-acid sequence MDELITLLDENLICTGTDISSDFIYFFVTSTRKECVCPSCQSVSSRVHSHYNRNFQDLPIQDKKVVITLSNRKMFCDNPSCHRTTFAETFSFIDNKAKKTKRLKETILEVSLTQSSVSAAVYLSKHVVDVKKSTICNYQKKKHARNQ; translated from the coding sequence ATGGATGAACTCATCACATTACTTGACGAAAACTTGATTTGTACAGGTACGGATATATCTTCAGATTTCATTTATTTCTTTGTGACATCTACTCGAAAAGAATGTGTGTGCCCTTCCTGTCAAAGTGTATCGTCTCGAGTCCACTCTCACTATAACCGAAACTTCCAAGACTTACCGATTCAAGATAAAAAGGTAGTGATTACACTATCTAATCGAAAAATGTTTTGTGATAATCCGTCATGTCATCGGACGACATTTGCCGAAACTTTTTCTTTTATAGACAATAAAGCGAAGAAAACCAAGCGATTGAAAGAAACCATTCTGGAAGTTTCACTCACACAAAGTTCTGTCTCCGCTGCAGTTTATCTATCGAAACACGTAGTCGACGTTAAAAAGAGCACAATCTGTAATTATCAAAAAAAAAAGCATGCTCGTAATCAATAA
- a CDS encoding transporter substrate-binding domain-containing protein yields the protein MTKVSHLRHITMSLSILLVMLVLAACGSSTGNDTNKEQETSSVWDNISEKGELVVATSGTLYPASYHDSEANELTGYEVEIMKEIGKRLELDIKFVEMGLDGMLTSLNSGQVDLAVNDIEITEERQEKFAFSEPYKYSYGTAIVRKSDHSGIESLEDLKGKKAAGAATSVYMQVGRDHGAEEVIYDNVTNDVYLRDVDLGRTDVILNDYYLQKLALAAFPEFEIMIHPDIKYHPNVQAIIMKKDNEALLEQVNNVLADLHADGTISELSKQFFGGEDVSVEQDFNFE from the coding sequence ATGACCAAAGTAAGTCACCTTCGTCACATCACCATGTCTTTATCTATACTTTTAGTAATGCTTGTTCTAGCTGCTTGTGGTTCAAGCACGGGGAACGATACGAACAAGGAACAAGAAACTTCCTCTGTTTGGGATAACATCTCTGAAAAAGGGGAACTCGTTGTCGCGACATCGGGCACGCTCTACCCAGCTTCTTACCATGATAGTGAGGCAAATGAATTAACAGGCTATGAAGTTGAAATTATGAAAGAGATTGGTAAACGTTTAGAATTGGATATTAAATTTGTAGAGATGGGCTTAGATGGCATGCTTACGTCTTTAAATAGTGGGCAAGTGGATCTTGCGGTAAATGACATTGAAATTACAGAAGAACGTCAGGAGAAATTTGCGTTTTCTGAGCCTTATAAGTATTCGTATGGGACAGCTATCGTCCGTAAATCGGATCATTCGGGTATTGAATCCCTCGAAGATTTAAAAGGGAAAAAAGCGGCTGGCGCTGCGACATCCGTTTATATGCAAGTGGGCCGAGATCATGGTGCGGAAGAAGTTATTTATGACAATGTGACAAATGATGTCTACTTACGCGATGTGGATTTGGGACGCACTGATGTGATTTTAAATGATTATTATTTGCAGAAATTAGCACTTGCTGCATTCCCAGAATTTGAAATTATGATTCATCCAGATATTAAATATCATCCAAATGTGCAAGCGATTATTATGAAAAAAGATAATGAAGCATTATTGGAGCAAGTGAATAATGTGTTGGCTGATCTCCATGCCGACGGAACGATTTCTGAGCTGTCGAAGCAATTTTTTGGCGGGGAAGATGTTTCTGTTGAACAAGATTTTAATTTTGAGTAA
- a CDS encoding urea transporter, which produces MRKSFDIHSIKNLILTSLKGFSQVMLMENALSGGLILLGIAIHSPLLGLTAFISSIVGTLTGQYVGADKPAIHQGLYGFNSLLCGIAVILFLQNDWRWLIAPIAAMLAAVLMFYLSKYLVRWKIPVLTFPFIVVTWLGLLAAYTIKGLHINPEFVASSPAKWNLPIEGTPNFFLGLIKGVGEVFIIDSLWAGSLILIALFVAGWRFGVYAVGGTFISWLTALLLGVDAELLDLGLYNYNAVLTMIAVGLLFDDKRRFPLIGIFAAATTVPISAGMDLLLYPLGLPALTSPFIISTWLFLMIRRAIVRSL; this is translated from the coding sequence ATGAGGAAATCCTTTGATATTCATAGCATTAAAAACCTTATACTCACTTCTCTAAAAGGCTTCTCTCAAGTTATGTTAATGGAAAACGCCCTATCAGGAGGGCTGATTCTACTAGGCATTGCTATCCACTCCCCTCTACTCGGTTTGACGGCATTTATCTCATCGATTGTTGGGACATTGACAGGTCAATATGTAGGTGCCGATAAACCAGCTATCCATCAAGGGCTCTACGGTTTCAATTCCCTATTATGCGGAATTGCAGTGATATTATTTTTACAAAATGACTGGCGTTGGCTTATTGCACCTATCGCAGCTATGCTAGCCGCAGTACTGATGTTTTATTTATCCAAATACCTAGTAAGGTGGAAAATCCCTGTTCTCACCTTCCCCTTTATTGTTGTGACATGGCTCGGTCTTCTTGCCGCCTATACAATCAAAGGGTTACATATCAATCCAGAGTTTGTCGCGTCATCCCCTGCCAAATGGAATTTGCCCATTGAGGGCACTCCTAATTTCTTTCTCGGCTTGATTAAAGGCGTCGGGGAAGTATTTATCATCGACTCATTATGGGCTGGTTCACTGATCCTCATCGCTCTGTTTGTAGCCGGCTGGCGATTCGGTGTCTACGCTGTTGGTGGGACTTTCATTTCATGGTTAACAGCCTTACTGCTTGGCGTCGATGCAGAATTACTCGATCTAGGTCTCTATAATTATAATGCTGTACTAACAATGATTGCCGTCGGACTATTATTCGACGACAAGCGTCGTTTCCCACTCATCGGCATATTTGCAGCAGCAACAACCGTACCGATTTCAGCTGGAATGGACTTACTACTGTATCCACTCGGGCTTCCGGCTTTGACCTCGCCTTTTATTATTAGTACTTGGTTGTTTTTGATGATTCGGAGAGCGATTGTGCGGAGTTTATGA
- a CDS encoding Y-family DNA polymerase has translation MYEHLPDRKIVCLDMRSFYASCAAVVEGLDVTKTPIAVIGNKQRKGGIVLAASPMLKGKFGVQTCTRLYEIPDNPSIHLIEPQMALYIDISMEITRLLNNYVPKEAIHVYSIDESFIDLGGTERLWGPVEETVRRIQDDLENQFQLRSACGIGPNMLLAKLALDIEAKKMGVARWTYEDVPTKLWPIAPLSSMWGIGSRLEKTLNGMGLFSVGDLAHASLDRLEKKFGLMGNQLYHHAHGIDLSDLGAQLVEGQDSYGKGQVLYRDYNKREDVLTVMLEMCEDVARRAREAGKAGRTVHLSIGYSKRALGGGFSRSRSMREATNDTMKIYRLCTELFDKFHDGSPVRRLSIGLTNLESEQSMQLSLFDDDAERTRQLGATIDALRNKYGSNAILRAVSYTEAGTAIEREQLIGGHKK, from the coding sequence ATGTATGAGCACTTACCAGACCGAAAAATCGTCTGTCTCGACATGCGGAGCTTTTACGCCAGTTGTGCTGCGGTGGTGGAAGGGCTTGATGTCACGAAAACGCCCATTGCAGTCATTGGCAATAAACAACGGAAAGGTGGCATTGTTCTGGCGGCATCTCCTATGTTGAAGGGAAAATTCGGTGTGCAGACTTGCACGCGGTTATACGAAATTCCAGATAATCCTTCGATTCATCTCATTGAGCCGCAGATGGCGTTATACATTGATATATCGATGGAAATCACTCGACTGTTGAACAATTACGTGCCAAAAGAAGCTATCCATGTCTATAGTATCGACGAAAGTTTTATTGACTTAGGTGGGACGGAGCGTTTATGGGGACCTGTGGAAGAGACGGTTAGACGAATCCAAGATGATCTCGAAAATCAATTTCAATTGCGGTCAGCATGTGGCATTGGGCCGAATATGCTGTTAGCTAAACTAGCTCTCGACATTGAAGCGAAAAAGATGGGTGTCGCGCGGTGGACGTATGAGGATGTCCCTACAAAGCTATGGCCAATTGCGCCGCTGAGTAGCATGTGGGGCATTGGCAGCCGACTAGAAAAGACATTAAACGGCATGGGGTTATTCTCCGTAGGTGATCTTGCTCACGCGTCTCTTGACAGACTGGAAAAGAAATTCGGTCTTATGGGGAATCAATTATATCATCATGCACATGGAATTGATCTGTCCGACTTAGGCGCCCAGCTTGTTGAAGGGCAAGATAGCTATGGAAAAGGGCAAGTGTTGTATCGTGATTACAACAAACGAGAAGATGTGCTCACAGTTATGCTTGAAATGTGCGAAGACGTTGCGAGGCGGGCAAGAGAAGCAGGGAAAGCAGGACGCACGGTTCATTTGTCCATCGGTTATTCGAAACGAGCGCTAGGCGGCGGTTTTAGCCGTTCACGCTCGATGCGTGAGGCGACCAATGACACGATGAAAATCTATCGGCTATGTACGGAACTATTTGATAAGTTCCATGATGGCAGTCCAGTTCGACGTCTATCCATTGGTCTGACTAACTTGGAGTCCGAGCAATCTATGCAGCTGAGTCTGTTTGATGACGATGCAGAAAGAACCCGGCAACTCGGTGCAACCATCGATGCACTCAGAAATAAATACGGATCAAATGCCATTCTCCGTGCAGTGTCTTATACAGAAGCTGGAACAGCTATTGAGCGAGAGCAGCTGATTGGTGGGCATAAGAAGTAG
- a CDS encoding GNAT family N-acetyltransferase — translation MNIATERLIIRKFTYDDWRCVHEYTSDIDVMKYVPEGVFSDEDSKEFVIKNSSENARNFPVLLKKDQTLIGHIEFHKYFGEHTYEIGWVFNPKYYNKGYASEAAHSILKYGFETMKLHRIIATCQPENIPSYRVMEKIGMRREGFFKKCIPQGNEWWDEYYYALLDEEWKS, via the coding sequence ATGAACATAGCAACGGAAAGATTAATAATACGTAAATTTACATATGATGATTGGCGATGTGTACATGAGTATACATCTGATATTGATGTTATGAAATATGTGCCAGAAGGTGTTTTTTCTGATGAAGACTCAAAGGAATTTGTAATTAAAAACAGTAGTGAAAATGCTAGGAATTTCCCTGTGTTATTAAAGAAAGACCAAACATTGATTGGTCACATTGAGTTCCATAAGTATTTTGGTGAACATACGTATGAGATAGGTTGGGTGTTCAATCCAAAATATTATAATAAAGGGTATGCATCTGAAGCAGCACATTCTATATTGAAATATGGTTTTGAGACAATGAAATTACATAGGATTATAGCGACTTGTCAGCCTGAGAATATTCCCTCATATCGAGTTATGGAGAAAATTGGTATGAGAAGAGAAGGTTTTTTCAAGAAGTGTATACCGCAAGGAAACGAATGGTGGGACGAGTATTACTACGCACTTTTAGATGAGGAGTGGAAATCTTAG
- a CDS encoding serine hydrolase domain-containing protein, whose amino-acid sequence MITNMINRITKTQEKVEFSGGILVKENNDNSVELSYGYANRSEQIENSIDTRFGIASGCKLFTSIAICQLVEAGKLSFESKLEDCLDVHFLNFDKDITIHHLLTHTSGIPDYFDEEMMDDFEELWVKNPMYLIRNLEDFLPLFQNEPMKFKVGERFHYNNAGYILLGLIVEKASQLKFSEYVEEHIFKKADMSDAGYFEFDSLPRYTAFGYIDLPNGKWKTNIYSLPVKGGSDGGAFVTVNDMGNLWDSLLDNQLLNEEHTNKLLTPYVRTNNKNGFYGYGVWIEKKEDEIFKFHIMGYDPGVSFHSAFYPKTSIKIVICSNKSNGAFDIMREIEEEIQNNYKLVK is encoded by the coding sequence ATGATAACCAATATGATAAATCGTATTACCAAAACCCAAGAAAAAGTTGAATTCTCTGGGGGCATTCTTGTTAAGGAAAATAATGATAATTCAGTAGAATTAAGCTACGGTTATGCTAACCGTTCTGAGCAAATTGAAAATAGCATAGATACAAGATTTGGCATTGCATCAGGTTGTAAACTTTTCACATCCATAGCGATCTGTCAGCTTGTGGAAGCTGGAAAACTTTCTTTTGAATCGAAATTAGAAGATTGTCTTGATGTGCATTTCCTGAATTTTGATAAAGATATAACCATTCACCATCTTTTAACGCATACGTCAGGAATCCCTGATTATTTTGATGAAGAAATGATGGACGATTTTGAGGAATTGTGGGTGAAGAATCCGATGTATCTTATAAGGAACTTAGAAGACTTCTTACCTCTATTCCAGAACGAGCCAATGAAATTCAAAGTAGGAGAAAGATTTCATTATAACAATGCAGGGTACATTTTACTTGGTTTGATTGTAGAGAAAGCAAGCCAACTTAAATTTTCTGAATATGTAGAGGAGCATATCTTTAAAAAAGCGGATATGAGTGATGCAGGCTATTTTGAATTTGATTCCCTACCCAGATACACAGCATTCGGTTATATTGACCTTCCAAATGGTAAGTGGAAAACAAATATTTACTCATTGCCTGTAAAGGGTGGTTCAGATGGTGGAGCCTTTGTAACAGTGAATGATATGGGTAATTTATGGGATTCTCTTTTGGATAACCAATTACTTAATGAAGAACACACAAATAAGTTATTAACTCCATATGTTCGAACGAATAACAAAAATGGCTTTTATGGTTATGGTGTATGGATTGAGAAAAAGGAAGATGAGATTTTCAAATTTCATATAATGGGTTATGACCCAGGAGTCAGTTTCCATTCTGCTTTTTACCCCAAAACTTCAATAAAAATAGTAATATGTTCAAATAAATCTAATGGTGCATTCGATATTATGAGAGAAATTGAGGAAGAAATTCAAAATAATTATAAGCTTGTGAAATAG
- a CDS encoding methyl-accepting chemotaxis protein codes for MKNTLTVQLGTIIVGIMIAMLAITSIATYNTAYDKLYEAAGIEAYGCANITTGLIRPDDVKTMLDGDLQMMDEVGKQLNWTIEHKDIFETQYILDLNGKILALDDNSREKGLKPGDSVPMDEKAIAMLLEMKHSTYSELYEFKGMKRLSGYAPIFDNHDPTGEIIAISVIDFDGKIVGERTWDVVRNGILISLIPMILASLVTLYLIRRKTKPISNLIAHAKEIADGNLAIEDTVVKGNDEVADLGRTLNIMTANLRNMIGTVQTTSIQLTKNSVETAASLNEMQMAAEQVAHNMGEVAASISDGTTNAEHAAAILTSLAEDLQDSKVKAEQSVENSHRTMQIAEEGQQRANDISSDIGKIRASSLEVGDTIQTLIASTTKIQDITGSIAGIAAQTNLLALNASIEAARAGEHGKGFAVVAEEVRKLAEQSNKEVLEVEQLVQGIMESIGQVVISTSESTKLIESGTETVRLTAESLGNISVAVSETVEDIQLISTLTTAEAESSNRVVELITQLTQSIHVIDDSTSNISAAAEETTASIEEVAVRSGETSQMAQELESAVGQFKL; via the coding sequence ATGAAGAATACATTGACGGTTCAGCTTGGGACAATTATTGTCGGGATTATGATAGCAATGTTAGCGATTACATCTATTGCGACTTATAATACTGCTTATGATAAATTATATGAAGCTGCGGGTATTGAAGCGTATGGCTGTGCCAATATTACTACAGGGTTAATTCGCCCGGATGATGTGAAGACAATGCTTGATGGTGACCTTCAAATGATGGATGAGGTCGGTAAACAGTTAAATTGGACGATTGAACATAAAGACATTTTTGAAACGCAATATATTTTAGATTTGAATGGTAAAATCTTAGCACTCGATGATAACTCACGTGAAAAAGGGTTGAAGCCGGGTGATTCAGTCCCAATGGATGAAAAAGCAATTGCTATGCTATTGGAAATGAAGCATTCGACGTATTCCGAACTCTATGAATTTAAAGGGATGAAACGTCTATCTGGCTACGCGCCGATTTTTGACAACCATGATCCGACTGGAGAAATTATTGCCATTAGTGTGATTGATTTTGATGGGAAAATTGTAGGAGAACGAACATGGGATGTTGTTCGAAACGGGATCCTAATTAGCTTAATCCCAATGATTTTGGCGTCGCTCGTTACACTGTATCTAATTAGAAGGAAAACGAAGCCGATATCGAATCTGATTGCCCATGCAAAAGAGATTGCGGATGGCAATTTAGCGATTGAGGATACGGTGGTCAAGGGTAATGATGAAGTTGCTGATCTTGGACGCACATTGAATATCATGACGGCAAATTTACGCAATATGATTGGTACGGTACAAACAACTTCGATTCAATTGACGAAAAACTCTGTTGAAACAGCCGCTTCGTTAAATGAAATGCAAATGGCAGCTGAACAAGTTGCGCATAATATGGGGGAAGTAGCCGCGTCAATCTCTGATGGTACGACAAATGCAGAACACGCAGCAGCCATTTTGACGTCGTTAGCAGAGGATCTGCAAGATTCTAAAGTGAAAGCGGAACAAAGTGTGGAGAACTCCCATCGGACGATGCAAATTGCAGAAGAAGGGCAGCAACGTGCCAATGATATTAGTAGTGACATTGGGAAAATTCGAGCATCCTCTTTGGAGGTTGGTGACACGATTCAAACACTCATTGCCTCTACAACGAAAATTCAAGATATTACGGGCTCGATTGCAGGTATTGCAGCGCAGACAAACTTACTTGCGTTAAATGCATCGATTGAGGCGGCACGTGCTGGTGAACATGGTAAAGGATTTGCTGTTGTGGCAGAAGAAGTAAGGAAGCTTGCCGAGCAGTCGAACAAAGAAGTGTTGGAAGTGGAACAATTAGTACAAGGTATTATGGAAAGTATTGGACAAGTGGTCATTTCTACATCAGAAAGTACAAAACTTATTGAATCTGGAACGGAAACGGTTCGTTTGACAGCCGAGTCTCTCGGTAATATCTCAGTAGCTGTTTCAGAAACAGTTGAAGACATTCAGCTGATTTCAACATTGACAACGGCTGAGGCGGAGAGTTCAAATCGTGTTGTGGAGCTTATCACTCAACTGACACAATCGATTCATGTCATTGACGACTCAACGAGTAATATTTCGGCTGCGGCTGAAGAAACGACAGCTTCGATTGAAGAAGTTGCCGTACGCTCAGGCGAAACAAGCCAAATGGCGCAGGAACTTGAAAGTGCTGTTGGGCAGTTTAAATTGTGA